In Sulfitobacter sp. OXR-159, one DNA window encodes the following:
- a CDS encoding DUF938 domain-containing protein yields MSRLPPSASVAENAGGDRLFAPAAARNLDALCDLLATHAPQKGRALEIASGTGQHVVGFAKRLPGLTWLPSDIDTARRASINAHAAEAALPNIAPALPLDATSPGWAAEHGPFDLIMLANLLHLIPTPATQSLITEAATALAPGGTLILYGPFKRAGQTISPGDTRFDAELRAADPTIGYKDNIDMARWLSDAGLSPIDEVDMPANNLAFIARKPSP; encoded by the coding sequence ATGAGCCGACTGCCCCCGAGTGCCAGCGTCGCCGAAAACGCAGGCGGCGACCGTCTTTTCGCCCCCGCCGCCGCACGCAATCTCGACGCGCTTTGCGATCTGCTGGCAACCCACGCTCCACAAAAAGGCCGCGCGCTGGAAATCGCCAGCGGCACCGGCCAGCATGTGGTCGGCTTTGCCAAACGCCTGCCGGGCCTCACATGGCTGCCCAGCGACATCGACACCGCCCGCCGCGCCAGCATCAACGCCCACGCGGCCGAGGCCGCCCTGCCCAATATCGCCCCGGCCCTACCGCTCGACGCCACCAGCCCCGGCTGGGCAGCCGAGCATGGCCCCTTCGACCTGATCATGTTGGCCAACCTGCTGCACCTCATCCCAACCCCCGCCACCCAGAGCCTGATCACCGAAGCCGCCACAGCCCTCGCCCCCGGCGGCACACTGATCCTCTACGGCCCCTTCAAACGCGCTGGCCAAACCATCTCCCCCGGCGACACCCGCTTTGACGCCGAACTGCGCGCCGCCGACCCCACGATCGGCTACAAAGACAACATCGACATGGCCCGCTGGCTCAGCGATGCGGGCCTTAGCCCGATCGACGAAGTGGACATGCCCGCCAACAACCTCGCATTCATCGCCAGAAAGCCCAGCCCATGA
- a CDS encoding ABC transporter permease — MDLSAINPLLFVAGFLVAATPLIFAAIGELVVEKSGVLNLGVEGMMITGAICGFATAVETGSPLLGFAAAAVGGAALSLLFAFLTQVTLANQVASGLSLTLFGLGLSALIGQSYVGIKPPRLGDIDFGPLADIPVIGPILFTHDIILYLGIALVAAVWAVLKFTRAGLILRAVGESHDAAHALGYKVKRIRTAAILFGGACAGLGGAYISLIRVPQWTEGMTAGIGWIALALVVFASWKPWRALLGAYLFGGITQLQLNLQGAGVAIPVEYLAMSPYIITIIVLVVLSADKSAAPASLGRTFHASN; from the coding sequence ATGGACCTTTCCGCAATCAACCCGCTTTTGTTCGTCGCAGGCTTCCTCGTTGCCGCGACACCGCTGATCTTCGCCGCCATCGGCGAATTGGTGGTCGAGAAATCCGGCGTGCTGAACCTCGGGGTCGAGGGCATGATGATCACCGGCGCGATCTGCGGCTTTGCCACGGCGGTCGAGACCGGCTCGCCGCTTTTGGGCTTTGCCGCCGCTGCTGTCGGGGGCGCGGCACTGAGCCTGCTCTTTGCCTTTCTTACCCAAGTCACTTTAGCGAACCAAGTCGCCTCTGGCCTGTCGCTGACGCTTTTCGGCCTCGGCCTTTCGGCGCTGATCGGGCAAAGCTACGTCGGGATCAAACCGCCCCGGCTGGGCGATATCGATTTCGGCCCGCTGGCCGACATCCCGGTAATCGGGCCGATCCTGTTCACCCATGACATCATCCTCTATCTCGGTATCGCGCTGGTCGCCGCCGTCTGGGCCGTGCTGAAATTTACCCGCGCCGGGCTGATCCTGCGCGCCGTGGGCGAAAGCCACGATGCGGCCCATGCGCTCGGCTATAAGGTCAAGCGCATCCGCACGGCGGCAATTCTCTTCGGTGGCGCCTGTGCGGGCCTCGGCGGCGCCTACATCAGCCTGATCCGTGTGCCGCAATGGACCGAAGGCATGACCGCCGGGATCGGCTGGATCGCCCTTGCCCTCGTCGTCTTTGCCTCGTGGAAACCATGGCGCGCACTCTTGGGTGCCTATCTTTTCGGCGGCATCACCCAGTTGCAATTGAACTTGCAAGGCGCGGGCGTTGCCATTCCAGTAGAGTATCTGGCAATGTCGCCGTATATCATCACCATCATCGTTCTGGTGGTGCTGTCGGCGGACAAAAGTGCCGCGCCGGCCTCACTGGGCCGAACCTTCCACGCCTCGAACTAG
- a CDS encoding glutathione S-transferase family protein has product MITVHHLNRSRSQRILWLLEELDQPYDVIRYQRDAKTNLAPPELKLVHPLGKSPMIEIDGQLVVESAAIVDLLCTRFAPEMIPERNTPAFLRHMELMHFAEGSAMTPILLNLYVSRLGDAAAPLHPRISSELDNHYSYMNSLVRASGHFVQDTLSAADIMLSFPAEVAMRQGRAADYPALKGFVEMIHNRPAYQRALEKGEPQDA; this is encoded by the coding sequence ATGATCACCGTGCACCACCTCAACCGCTCCCGCTCGCAGCGCATCCTTTGGCTGCTGGAGGAGTTGGATCAGCCCTATGACGTCATCCGCTACCAGCGCGATGCCAAAACCAACCTCGCCCCGCCCGAGTTGAAACTGGTGCACCCTCTGGGCAAGTCCCCGATGATAGAGATTGATGGCCAGTTGGTTGTCGAAAGCGCTGCCATCGTCGATCTGCTCTGCACCCGCTTCGCCCCCGAAATGATCCCTGAACGCAACACGCCCGCCTTCCTGCGCCATATGGAGCTGATGCATTTCGCCGAAGGCTCTGCCATGACGCCGATCCTGCTCAACCTCTATGTCTCGCGCTTGGGCGATGCCGCAGCCCCTCTGCACCCGCGCATCAGTTCGGAATTGGACAACCACTACAGCTATATGAACAGCCTCGTGCGGGCCTCGGGCCACTTCGTGCAAGATACGCTGTCGGCAGCCGACATCATGCTGAGCTTCCCCGCCGAGGTTGCCATGCGCCAAGGCCGCGCCGCGGATTATCCGGCACTCAAGGGCTTTGTAGAGATGATCCACAACCGCCCCGCCTATCAACGCGCGCTAGAAAAGGGCGAGCCGCAGGACGCCTAG
- a CDS encoding BMP family ABC transporter substrate-binding protein: MKLSTLMTSAALALGLASGAVAQDKTKVGFVFVGPVGDGGWTYEHNQGRLAVEEEFGDKVETVFVESVAEGPDSERVMTQMALDGADLIFTTSFGYMDPTINVAKKFPDVKFEHATGYKRADNVSTYSARFYEGRAIQGHIAGSMTESNIIGYIGSFPIPEVIRGINSAYIHAKKVNPDVQFKIVWAYTWFDPAKEADAAKVLIEQGADVVLQHTDSTAPQAAAQEAGNVITFGQASDMAQYGPKPRVSSIIDDWAPYYIDRVKAVMDGTWESTDTWDGIGPGMVGIGEISDAVPADVKAEALEMKDKIASGEYHPFTGPINKQDGSAWLAEGETADDGTLAGMNFYVEGIEGTIPQ; the protein is encoded by the coding sequence ATGAAACTATCAACCCTTATGACCAGCGCGGCCCTTGCGCTCGGCCTTGCTTCGGGCGCTGTTGCCCAAGACAAGACCAAGGTCGGCTTTGTCTTTGTCGGCCCCGTGGGCGACGGCGGCTGGACCTATGAGCACAACCAAGGCCGCTTGGCCGTCGAAGAAGAGTTCGGCGATAAGGTCGAAACCGTCTTCGTCGAAAGCGTTGCCGAAGGCCCCGACAGTGAGCGTGTGATGACGCAGATGGCGCTCGACGGTGCCGACCTGATCTTCACCACCTCCTTTGGCTACATGGACCCCACCATCAACGTCGCTAAGAAATTCCCCGACGTGAAGTTCGAGCACGCCACCGGCTACAAACGTGCCGACAACGTCTCGACGTACTCCGCGCGTTTCTACGAAGGCCGCGCCATTCAGGGCCACATCGCGGGCTCGATGACCGAAAGCAACATCATCGGCTACATCGGCTCCTTCCCGATCCCCGAAGTGATCCGCGGCATCAACTCCGCCTATATCCACGCCAAGAAAGTAAACCCCGACGTTCAGTTCAAAATCGTCTGGGCCTACACATGGTTTGACCCGGCCAAAGAAGCCGACGCCGCCAAGGTTCTGATCGAACAAGGCGCTGACGTGGTCCTGCAACACACCGATTCCACAGCACCCCAAGCGGCGGCACAGGAAGCGGGCAACGTGATCACCTTCGGTCAGGCGTCCGACATGGCGCAATACGGTCCCAAGCCGCGCGTTTCCTCCATCATTGACGACTGGGCCCCCTACTACATCGACCGCGTCAAAGCGGTTATGGATGGCACATGGGAATCCACCGACACATGGGACGGCATCGGGCCGGGCATGGTCGGCATTGGCGAGATCTCTGACGCCGTTCCCGCCGACGTGAAAGCCGAAGCGCTGGAAATGAAAGACAAGATCGCATCGGGCGAATACCACCCCTTCACCGGGCCGATCAACAAACAGGACGGCTCCGCGTGGCTGGCCGAGGGCGAGACCGCCGATGATGGCACGCTCGCGGGCATGAACTTCTATGTCGAAGGCATCGAAGGCACCATCCCGCAGTAA
- the xdhC gene encoding xanthine dehydrogenase accessory protein XdhC has product MSAIFVEVTATRGSAPRDAGTAMKITPDSIDGTIGGGALEHQAIAHARRLLAEGRFEDSQTLPLGPGLGQCCGGAVSLRYTAAPRPLDNPTPLPLDATFESDTPLWLWGAGHVGRAVVAACPANAFAITWIDSAADRFPKDVLPHVTATPTADMPRLAAHAPQNAHHLIFTYSHDIDLALCAALLKRGAESVGLIGSDTKKSRFSRRLRDMGLDPSGIICPIGDKSLGKLPAQIAHGALISLIARTQTKVSA; this is encoded by the coding sequence ATGAGCGCGATTTTCGTCGAGGTCACCGCCACGCGCGGATCGGCCCCGCGGGATGCGGGCACGGCGATGAAGATCACGCCGGACAGCATCGACGGCACCATCGGCGGCGGCGCGTTGGAGCATCAGGCGATTGCCCATGCCCGCCGCCTGCTGGCCGAAGGGCGTTTTGAGGACAGCCAAACCCTGCCCCTCGGCCCCGGCCTTGGACAGTGCTGCGGCGGCGCGGTAAGCCTGCGCTACACTGCCGCGCCCCGCCCGCTCGACAACCCCACGCCGCTGCCGCTGGACGCCACATTCGAGAGCGACACGCCCCTCTGGCTTTGGGGGGCGGGGCACGTGGGCCGCGCGGTGGTGGCCGCCTGCCCAGCCAACGCTTTTGCCATCACATGGATCGACAGCGCGGCGGACCGTTTCCCCAAAGACGTGCTGCCCCATGTCACCGCCACCCCCACCGCCGACATGCCGCGCCTTGCCGCCCACGCGCCGCAAAACGCGCACCACCTGATCTTTACCTATTCCCATGACATCGATCTCGCCCTCTGCGCTGCCCTGCTTAAACGCGGGGCAGAGAGTGTCGGCTTGATCGGCTCTGACACAAAAAAGTCACGGTTTTCCCGCCGCTTGCGCGACATGGGGCTGGATCCCTCTGGCATCATCTGCCCTATTGGCGATAAGTCGCTGGGCAAGCTGCCCGCCCAGATTGCACATGGTGCGTTGATCTCTCTCATCGCCCGGACCCAGACAAAGGTTTCCGCATGA
- a CDS encoding ABC transporter ATP-binding protein — translation MTDKLLDLSGLTKAYPGVVANDDVSLRIAPGEVHALLGENGAGKSTLVKMIYGLVKPDAGQMQMRGENFAPSDPHAARQAGVGMVFQHFSLFDALSVAENIALGMENPPRMRELSQQIRDVSDTYGLPLAPDRTVGDLSAGERQRVEIIRCLLQEPKLLIMDEPTSVLTPQEVEILFKTLRKLSAEGTAILYISHKLEEIRSLCDSATILRLGKVVGHCTPRETSARDMAEMMVGSALKTPTRDSKAPGEVTLTLNKLSARSAHAFGMPLREISVEVRRGEVLGIGGVAGNGQDELLNALSGETLVGAGMITFDGRDIGLLGPTARRALGVLTAPEERLGHAAVPDMSLTENAMLTGAAREGLERGGMLDWGKARSFAEKIIKTFDVRTPGPGNAARSLSGGNLQKFVIGREVLQRPELLVVNQPTWGVDASAAAAIRQALLDLASGGTAVIVISQDLDELMEISDNFAALNEGRLSPTRPAQGLTVDEIGLMMGGAHGMEVAHV, via the coding sequence ATGACAGACAAACTTCTCGACCTCTCTGGGTTGACCAAGGCCTACCCCGGCGTCGTCGCGAACGATGACGTGTCCTTGCGGATCGCTCCGGGTGAGGTTCACGCCCTGCTGGGCGAGAATGGCGCGGGCAAATCCACACTAGTCAAAATGATCTACGGGCTGGTCAAACCTGACGCGGGCCAGATGCAGATGCGGGGCGAGAACTTTGCCCCCAGCGATCCCCATGCCGCACGACAGGCGGGCGTCGGCATGGTGTTTCAACATTTCTCGCTTTTCGATGCGCTCAGCGTGGCCGAGAACATCGCCCTCGGCATGGAAAACCCGCCGCGCATGCGCGAGCTGAGCCAGCAAATCCGCGACGTGTCGGATACCTATGGCCTGCCGCTTGCGCCGGATCGCACCGTCGGCGATCTATCGGCGGGGGAACGTCAGCGGGTCGAGATCATCCGCTGCCTGCTGCAAGAGCCCAAACTGCTGATCATGGACGAGCCGACATCGGTTCTTACCCCGCAAGAGGTTGAAATCCTATTCAAAACCCTGCGCAAACTCAGCGCTGAGGGCACCGCGATCCTTTATATCTCGCACAAGCTCGAAGAAATCCGCAGCCTGTGCGACAGCGCCACGATCCTGCGGTTGGGCAAGGTCGTCGGCCATTGCACCCCGCGCGAGACCTCGGCGCGCGACATGGCAGAGATGATGGTCGGCAGCGCGCTGAAAACACCCACGCGCGACAGCAAGGCGCCGGGCGAAGTGACGCTGACGCTCAACAAACTCTCGGCGCGGTCGGCCCATGCTTTCGGCATGCCGCTGCGCGAGATTTCGGTCGAGGTGCGACGCGGTGAGGTGCTGGGCATTGGCGGCGTCGCGGGCAATGGGCAGGACGAATTGCTCAACGCGCTCTCGGGTGAAACGCTGGTCGGGGCGGGCATGATCACCTTTGACGGGCGCGATATTGGCCTTCTTGGCCCCACCGCGCGCCGGGCTCTCGGCGTGTTGACCGCGCCCGAAGAACGGCTGGGCCATGCCGCCGTGCCGGACATGTCGCTGACGGAAAACGCCATGCTGACCGGGGCCGCCCGTGAGGGGCTGGAACGCGGCGGCATGCTCGACTGGGGCAAGGCGCGCAGCTTTGCCGAGAAGATCATCAAGACATTCGACGTGCGCACCCCCGGCCCCGGCAATGCGGCGCGCTCGCTCTCGGGGGGGAACCTGCAAAAGTTCGTCATTGGCCGCGAGGTGCTGCAACGGCCCGAGCTGCTGGTGGTGAACCAGCCGACATGGGGTGTGGACGCTTCTGCTGCTGCCGCGATCCGGCAGGCGCTTTTGGACCTCGCCTCCGGCGGCACCGCCGTCATCGTCATCAGCCAAGACCTTGATGAGTTGATGGAGATTTCCGACAATTTCGCCGCGCTAAACGAAGGCCGCCTGTCGCCGACGCGCCCCGCTCAGGGGCTGACGGTCGACGAGATTGGCCTGATGATGGGCGGCGCGCATGGCATGGAGGTGGCGCATGTCTAA
- a CDS encoding ABC transporter permease, producing MIRLEKRPQPSRALSLSTPIMAVLATFIFGGLLFAVLGKDPVEALQTIFWQPLFGEYAFYYRPQLLIKGAPLVLIAIGLSLGFKAGIWNIGAEGQYIMGAIFGAATGLAFYPAEGWYIFPLMVLAGALGGWLWAMIPALLKVRFGTNEILVSLMLVYVAEQFLASMSLGLLKNPEGYGFPGSRNLQQYASAHNAELFAGSGMHWGVVAALIAVIFAYVLLAKHRLGFAIRVTGEAPRAARFSGVNPARLVLFCLGTSGLLAGLAGMFEVSGPSGQITIDFNVGYGFTAIIVAFLGRLHPIGILLAGGLMALTYIGGDIAQSNLGLPAAAIQVFQGMLLFFLLALDVFTHYRLRLGAAEAA from the coding sequence GTGATCCGCCTTGAAAAGCGCCCGCAGCCCAGCCGGGCCCTTTCCCTGTCGACGCCGATCATGGCGGTGCTGGCCACTTTCATCTTCGGCGGGCTCTTGTTCGCCGTGCTGGGCAAAGACCCAGTCGAGGCGCTGCAAACGATTTTCTGGCAGCCGCTGTTTGGCGAATATGCCTTTTATTACCGCCCGCAACTGCTGATCAAAGGCGCGCCCTTGGTGCTGATCGCCATCGGTCTGAGCCTTGGGTTCAAAGCGGGCATCTGGAACATCGGGGCCGAGGGGCAGTACATCATGGGCGCCATCTTTGGCGCGGCGACGGGGCTGGCGTTCTACCCTGCCGAAGGGTGGTATATCTTCCCGCTGATGGTGCTCGCGGGGGCCTTGGGCGGTTGGCTTTGGGCGATGATCCCGGCCCTTTTGAAGGTGCGTTTTGGCACGAATGAAATCCTCGTCTCGCTGATGCTGGTCTATGTGGCCGAGCAATTCCTTGCCTCTATGTCACTGGGTTTGCTGAAGAACCCCGAAGGCTATGGTTTCCCCGGCTCGCGCAACCTGCAACAATACGCTTCTGCCCATAACGCCGAGTTGTTCGCCGGGTCTGGCATGCATTGGGGCGTGGTCGCAGCCCTCATCGCGGTGATATTCGCCTACGTCCTACTCGCCAAACACCGGTTGGGCTTTGCCATCCGCGTGACAGGCGAAGCCCCCCGCGCCGCGCGGTTCTCGGGTGTGAACCCGGCGCGGCTGGTGCTGTTTTGCCTCGGCACCTCTGGCCTGCTCGCCGGGCTTGCGGGGATGTTCGAAGTCTCCGGCCCCTCGGGACAAATCACCATCGACTTCAACGTGGGCTATGGCTTTACCGCTATCATCGTGGCCTTCCTTGGCCGTTTGCATCCCATTGGCATCCTGCTCGCAGGCGGATTGATGGCGCTGACCTACATCGGCGGCGACATCGCGCAGTCGAACCTTGGGCTGCCCGCCGCTGCGATCCAAGTGTTCCAAGGGATGCTCCTGTTCTTCCTGCTCGCGCTGGACGTTTTCACACATTACCGGCTGCGTCTTGGCGCGGCGGAGGCTGCCTGA
- a CDS encoding aldo/keto reductase codes for MNQMLTSLDGTPASRLAFGTMQFGGRADAAASRAMFDACIEAGITHFDTAHVYTDGASETLLGQFVQDRRDSLIVATKAAYIGGAGRANILASAETSRQRMQLDTLDVLYLHRFDPDTPLTESFAALAELKDLGHIRQVGLSNFAAWQVVKAAHIAADFGLEITVIQPMYNLVKRQAEVEILPMALDLDILVAPYSPLGGGLLTGKYATGGTGRLSEDDRYAARYGQEVMHGAAAGLAALARDLGTHPATLAVAWAAAHPTRPTPIISARSLAQLEPSLAALNYQMTPQTYAAIAALSPTPPPATDRLEEQS; via the coding sequence ATGAACCAGATGCTTACCAGCCTTGACGGCACCCCCGCCAGCCGCCTCGCCTTCGGCACCATGCAATTTGGCGGCCGTGCCGATGCGGCGGCCTCGCGCGCGATGTTCGACGCCTGTATCGAGGCGGGGATCACGCATTTCGACACGGCGCATGTCTATACCGACGGGGCGTCCGAGACCCTGCTGGGCCAGTTCGTGCAAGATCGCCGCGACAGCCTGATCGTGGCCACCAAAGCCGCCTATATCGGCGGCGCAGGGCGTGCCAATATTCTCGCTTCTGCCGAGACATCACGCCAGCGGATGCAGCTTGATACGCTCGACGTGCTCTACCTGCACCGTTTCGACCCAGACACACCGTTGACCGAAAGCTTCGCCGCGCTGGCCGAATTGAAAGATCTGGGCCACATCCGCCAAGTTGGCCTGTCCAACTTCGCCGCATGGCAGGTCGTCAAAGCGGCCCATATCGCCGCCGACTTCGGCCTAGAAATCACGGTGATCCAACCGATGTACAACCTCGTTAAACGCCAAGCCGAGGTCGAGATCCTCCCCATGGCCCTTGACCTCGACATTCTCGTCGCGCCCTACTCTCCCTTGGGCGGCGGGCTGCTCACCGGGAAATATGCCACCGGAGGCACCGGTCGCCTCAGCGAAGATGACCGTTATGCTGCCCGCTACGGACAAGAGGTGATGCACGGCGCCGCTGCCGGGCTGGCCGCCCTCGCCCGCGATCTTGGCACCCATCCGGCGACCCTCGCTGTGGCATGGGCGGCGGCACACCCCACGCGGCCAACCCCGATCATTTCCGCCCGCTCTTTGGCACAGCTTGAACCGTCACTGGCCGCGCTGAACTACCAAATGACGCCACAAACCTACGCCGCCATCGCCGCGCTCTCGCCCACACCGCCCCCGGCCACCGACCGGCTAGAAGAGCAATCATGA
- a CDS encoding GH25 family lysozyme: MILRRALILSLLALAACGSPSTPPPADPDTLFPARFGDSDPVDFNGRTPQSFPVHGIDVARFQNNIDWNTARRNGVNFAFIKATEGGDLKDINFDTHWQGAGQAAVKRGAYHFYYFCTSPEDQARWFIRNVPRTPGMLPPVLDMEWNPFSPTCAHIRPPASEVRDQMRRWLAVVEGHYGQRPIIYTTPEFYRKNDLGSFNGYDFWLRTTAKTPAEAYPGQTWRFWQYSATGIVPGIGGDVDLNAFSGSSAQWQNWVATRAAR; encoded by the coding sequence ATGATCCTCCGCCGCGCCCTGATCCTGTCGCTCCTTGCCCTCGCCGCCTGTGGGAGCCCAAGCACCCCGCCCCCCGCCGATCCCGACACGCTCTTTCCGGCCCGTTTCGGCGACAGCGACCCGGTGGATTTCAACGGCCGCACACCGCAATCCTTCCCCGTCCACGGGATTGACGTGGCCCGCTTTCAAAACAACATCGACTGGAACACCGCCCGCAGAAACGGCGTGAACTTCGCCTTCATCAAAGCCACTGAAGGCGGCGACCTTAAAGACATCAACTTCGACACGCATTGGCAAGGCGCAGGACAAGCCGCCGTCAAACGCGGCGCCTACCACTTCTACTACTTCTGCACCTCACCCGAGGATCAGGCCCGCTGGTTCATCCGCAACGTGCCGCGCACCCCCGGCATGCTGCCCCCGGTGCTCGACATGGAATGGAACCCGTTTTCCCCCACCTGCGCCCACATCCGGCCCCCAGCATCAGAGGTCCGCGATCAAATGCGCCGCTGGCTCGCGGTGGTCGAGGGTCACTACGGCCAACGCCCGATCATCTACACCACGCCAGAATTCTACCGCAAAAACGATCTTGGCAGCTTCAACGGCTATGACTTCTGGCTGCGCACCACCGCCAAGACCCCCGCCGAGGCCTACCCCGGCCAAACTTGGCGCTTCTGGCAATACAGCGCCACCGGCATCGTCCCCGGCATCGGCGGTGACGTAGATCTCAACGCCTTCTCCGGCAGCAGCGCCCAATGGCAAAACTGGGTCGCCACCCGCGCCGCACGCTAA
- the xdhB gene encoding xanthine dehydrogenase molybdopterin binding subunit → MSVAKPLPHDAAKLHVTGAARYVDDIPTPRGTLHLAFGLSPVAAGELTALDLDAVRSAPGVVKVLTADDLLHDCDTSPSNHDEPLLATGEIHFAGQPLYLVVATSHLAARRAAQLGKPQITPRDPILTVEQALAADSRFEDGPRIYQKGDAEAALSKASRRLSGQIEMGGQEHFYLEGQAAMALPQDNGDMLVHSSTQHPTEIQHKVAHAIGRPMHAVRVETRRMGGGFGGKESQGNALAIACSVAASLTGKPCKMRYDRDDDMIITGKRHDFRIAYDAGFDETGRITALDVTHYTRCGWSMDLSLPVADRAMLHADNAYHLHDIRITSHRLRTNTASATAFRGFGGPQGVVGIERVMDHIAHELGLDPLAVRRANYYTDNAHRPTEVEATGTAIDNRTPPDAEADLSSRGAPPAAAGKAAIPETPSDVQTTPYQQPVNDCIINALTDRLVESADYNARRAAIAEWNAANPLLKRGIAITPVKFGISFTLTHLNQAGALVHVYQDGSIHLNHGGTEMGQGLFQKVAQVAASRFGVSPEAVKITATDTAKVPNTSATAASSGSDLNGMAAQNACDTIRDRMAAHLAERYQTTPDQVRFTDGMVQIGGEEITFAAAAASAYENRVSLSATGFYKTPDIEWDRIAGRGRPFYYFAYGAACTEVVIDTLTGENRILRTDILHDAGASLNPALDIGQIEGGYVQGAGWLTTEELVWDETGTLRTHAPSTYKIPACSDRPPVFNVKLWDQPNTAQTVYRSKAVGEPPFMLGISAFMALSDAVSACGDRYADLQAPATAEAVLAAVGRARE, encoded by the coding sequence ATGAGCGTTGCAAAGCCCCTTCCCCATGACGCCGCGAAGCTCCATGTCACCGGTGCCGCGCGCTATGTCGACGACATCCCCACGCCGCGCGGCACGCTGCATCTGGCCTTTGGCCTCAGCCCCGTCGCGGCGGGCGAATTGACGGCGCTTGACCTCGACGCCGTGCGGTCTGCGCCCGGCGTGGTCAAAGTGCTGACTGCCGATGATCTCCTCCATGACTGCGACACCTCACCCTCGAACCATGACGAGCCGCTTTTGGCGACGGGCGAAATTCATTTCGCGGGCCAACCGCTCTATCTGGTCGTGGCCACCAGCCACCTCGCTGCCCGTCGCGCCGCGCAACTGGGCAAGCCACAGATCACCCCGCGTGATCCGATCCTGACCGTCGAGCAGGCGCTCGCCGCCGACAGCCGGTTCGAAGACGGCCCCCGCATCTACCAGAAGGGCGATGCCGAGGCCGCGCTCTCCAAGGCCAGCCGCCGCCTCTCGGGCCAGATCGAGATGGGCGGGCAGGAGCATTTCTATCTCGAAGGTCAGGCCGCCATGGCGCTGCCGCAGGACAACGGCGACATGCTGGTGCATTCCTCGACCCAGCACCCGACCGAAATTCAGCACAAAGTGGCCCATGCCATTGGCCGCCCGATGCATGCCGTGCGGGTCGAGACGCGGCGTATGGGCGGCGGTTTCGGTGGCAAGGAAAGCCAAGGCAACGCGCTGGCGATTGCCTGTTCTGTCGCCGCGTCTCTGACCGGCAAACCCTGCAAGATGCGCTATGACCGCGATGACGATATGATCATCACCGGCAAGCGGCATGATTTCCGCATCGCTTACGACGCAGGCTTTGACGAGACGGGGCGCATCACCGCGCTGGACGTGACCCATTACACCCGCTGCGGCTGGTCGATGGACCTCAGCCTGCCCGTGGCCGACCGCGCCATGCTGCACGCCGACAACGCTTACCATCTGCACGACATCCGCATCACCTCGCACCGCTTGCGCACCAATACCGCCAGCGCCACGGCGTTTCGCGGTTTTGGCGGGCCGCAAGGGGTGGTCGGAATTGAGCGGGTCATGGACCATATCGCTCATGAACTGGGCCTCGACCCGCTCGCCGTGCGCCGGGCGAATTACTACACCGACAACGCCCACCGCCCGACCGAGGTGGAGGCCACCGGCACCGCGATCGACAACCGCACCCCACCGGATGCAGAGGCCGATCTATCCTCTCGCGGCGCGCCCCCTGCGGCGGCAGGCAAGGCTGCGATCCCTGAAACCCCGTCGGACGTGCAGACCACGCCCTATCAGCAGCCGGTCAACGACTGTATCATCAATGCACTGACCGACCGACTGGTTGAGAGTGCCGACTACAACGCCCGCCGCGCCGCCATCGCCGAATGGAACGCCGCAAACCCGCTACTGAAACGCGGCATCGCCATCACCCCGGTTAAATTCGGCATCTCCTTCACGCTCACCCACCTCAATCAAGCGGGCGCGCTGGTGCATGTCTATCAGGATGGCTCGATCCACCTGAACCATGGCGGGACCGAGATGGGGCAAGGGCTGTTCCAGAAGGTTGCGCAAGTCGCCGCGTCGCGCTTTGGCGTCTCGCCCGAGGCGGTCAAGATTACAGCCACCGATACCGCCAAAGTGCCCAACACCTCGGCCACGGCGGCGTCTTCTGGGTCAGACCTCAACGGGATGGCCGCGCAAAACGCCTGTGACACGATCCGCGACCGCATGGCGGCGCATCTGGCCGAACGCTACCAGACCACGCCGGATCAGGTGCGGTTCACCGACGGCATGGTGCAGATCGGGGGCGAAGAGATCACCTTTGCCGCTGCCGCCGCTTCGGCCTATGAAAACCGCGTCAGCCTTTCGGCCACGGGATTTTACAAAACGCCCGACATCGAATGGGACCGCATCGCCGGACGCGGGCGGCCGTTCTACTACTTCGCCTATGGTGCCGCCTGCACCGAAGTGGTGATCGACACGCTGACCGGCGAAAACCGCATTCTGCGCACTGACATCCTGCATGACGCGGGCGCCTCGCTGAACCCGGCGCTGGACATCGGCCAGATTGAGGGCGGATACGTGCAAGGCGCGGGCTGGCTCACGACCGAGGAACTGGTCTGGGACGAAACCGGCACCCTGCGCACCCACGCGCCTTCGACCTATAAAATCCCTGCCTGCTCCGACCGGCCGCCCGTGTTCAACGTGAAACTCTGGGACCAGCCAAACACGGCGCAGACGGTCTACCGCTCTAAGGCCGTGGGCGAGCCGCCCTTCATGCTGGGCATCTCGGCCTTCATGGCGCTGTCGGATGCGGTATCGGCCTGCGGAGATCGCTACGCCGATCTGCAAGCGCCCGCCACCGCCGAGGCCGTCCTTGCCGCCGTCGGACGGGCGCGGGAATGA